One part of the Calypte anna isolate BGI_N300 chromosome 14, bCalAnn1_v1.p, whole genome shotgun sequence genome encodes these proteins:
- the NPRL3 gene encoding GATOR complex protein NPRL3 isoform X6: MPTMILFNVVFALRANADPSVINCLHNLSRRIAIVLQHEERRCQYLTREAKLILAIQDEVSAMSETTEGPQSPFHHILPKCKLARDLKEMYDSLCTTGVVRLHINNWLEVSFCLPHKIHYVATNFIPPEAIERSLKSIRPYHALLLLNDEKSLLNELPLDCSPALVRVIKTTSAVKNLQQLAQDADLALLQVFQLAAHLVYWGKAIIIYPLCENNVYMLSPNASVCLYSPLADAFSCQFRGHNLPSMLSKFSLPVSLSEFKNPLAPPVQETQLIQMVIWMLQHRLLIQLHTYVCLMVPPNEEDFRAPDEDMPFTARVGGRSLSTPNALSFGSPTSSDDMTLTSPSMDNSSAELIPGGDSPLNKRMTENLLASLLEHEREAILNVPAAQNPEDLRMFARLLHYFRGRHHLEEIMYNENMRRSQLLMLFDKFRSVLVVTSHEDPVISVFQSLLK, translated from the exons ATGCCCACCATGATTCTCTTCAACGTGGTGTTTGCACTAAGG GCCAATGCAGATCCCTCAGTGATAAACTGCTTGCACAACCTCTCCCGGAGAATCGCCATCGTCCTGCAGCACGAGGAGCGCCGCTGCCAGTACCTGACCAGGGAGGCCAAGCTCATCTTAGCCATTCAGGATGAGGTGTCTGCCATGTCAGAAA CCACAGAAGGGCCACAGTCACCTTTCCATCACATCCTCCCCAAGTGCAAACTGGCCAGAGATCTCAAGGAGATGTATGACAG tcTCTGCACAACAGGGGTGGTCCGTTTACACATCAACAACTGGCTGGAAGTGAGTTTCTGCCTGCCTCACAAAATCCATTATGTTGCCACAAACTTTATACCCCCTGAAGCAATTGAGAGGAGCCTGAAATCTATCAG gCCTTACCATGCCTTATTACTTTTAAATGATGAGAAGTCCTTGCTTAATGAGCTCCCGTTGGACTGCTCTCCTGCCCTGGTGAGAGTAATTAAAACTACCTCTGCTGTGAAGAATTTGCAGCAACTGGCTCAAGATGCTGACTTGGCATTGCTGCAG GTTTTCCAGCTTGCTGCACATCTTGTTTACTGGGGAAAAGCAATTATTATTTATCCACTGTGTGAAAACAATGTCTACATGCTCTCTCCAAATGCCAGCGTCTGTCT TTATTCTCCACTAGCAGACGCATTTTCCTGCCAGTTCCGGGGTCACAACCTGCCCTCAATGCTTTCCAAGTTCTCCCTCCCAGTGTCACTCTCAGAGTTCAAGAATCCGCTGGCACCGCCCGTACAGGAG ACTCAGCTCATCCAAATGGTGATATGGATGCTCCAACACAGGCTCCTCATTCAGCTCCACACTTACGTCTGCCTGATGGTGCCACCCAACGAGGAGGATTTCCGAGCCCCAGACGAGGACATGCCCTTCACTGCCAGGGTTGGAGGCCGAAGTTTAAGCACCCCTAATGCCCTCAGCTTTGGTTCTCCAA CTAGCAGTGATGACATGACTCTGACAAGCCCTAGCATGGATAATTCCAGTGCTGAGTTGATACCTGGTGGGGACTCACCCCTGAATAAAAGGATGACAGAGAATCTCCTAGCAAGCTTGTTGGAACATGAGAGGGAAGCCATCCTTAAtgtccctgctgcccagaaTCCTGAAGATCTTCGCATGTTTGCAAG gctgctgcaCTACTTCCGAGGCCGACACCACCTGGAGGAGATCATGTACAACGAGAACATGCGCCGCTCCCAGCTCCTCATGCTCTTCGACAAGTTCCGCAGCGTGCTGGTGGTCACCAGCCACGAGGACCCTGTCATCTCTGTGTTTCAGTCCCTCCTGAAGTGA
- the NPRL3 gene encoding GATOR complex protein NPRL3 isoform X4: MGESTSPISVILVSSGSRGNKLLFRFPFQRGAEHPAAQPNKPRSRYAVNSSGDTTEDQDGDSRDQCPLTDEQLVSGFSDVILATILATKSDMCGKKFELKIDNVRFVGHPTLLQHALGQVSKTDPSPKREMPTMILFNVVFALRANADPSVINCLHNLSRRIAIVLQHEERRCQYLTREAKLILAIQDEVSAMSETTEGPQSPFHHILPKCKLARDLKEMYDSLCTTGVVRLHINNWLEVSFCLPHKIHYVATNFIPPEAIERSLKSISYSPLADAFSCQFRGHNLPSMLSKFSLPVSLSEFKNPLAPPVQETQLIQMVIWMLQHRLLIQLHTYVCLMVPPNEEDFRAPDEDMPFTARVGGRSLSTPNALSFGSPTSSDDMTLTSPSMDNSSAELIPGGDSPLNKRMTENLLASLLEHEREAILNVPAAQNPEDLRMFARLLHYFRGRHHLEEIMYNENMRRSQLLMLFDKFRSVLVVTSHEDPVISVFQSLLK, from the exons ATAAACCAAGGAGTCGATATGCTGTGAATAGCTCTGGGGACACCACAGAAGATCAAGATGGAGACTCCAG AGACCAATGTCCTCTAACTGATGAGCAATTGGTTTCGGG GTTTTCAGATGTCATCCTGGCAACAATTTTGGCTACCAAGTCAGATATGTGTGGCAAAAAGTTTGAACTGAAGATCGATAACGTTCGCTTTGTTGGCCACCCCACACTGCTGCAGCATGCCCTGGGGCAG GTATCCAAAACTGATCCCTCACCAAAGAGAGAGATGCCCACCATGATTCTCTTCAACGTGGTGTTTGCACTAAGG GCCAATGCAGATCCCTCAGTGATAAACTGCTTGCACAACCTCTCCCGGAGAATCGCCATCGTCCTGCAGCACGAGGAGCGCCGCTGCCAGTACCTGACCAGGGAGGCCAAGCTCATCTTAGCCATTCAGGATGAGGTGTCTGCCATGTCAGAAA CCACAGAAGGGCCACAGTCACCTTTCCATCACATCCTCCCCAAGTGCAAACTGGCCAGAGATCTCAAGGAGATGTATGACAG tcTCTGCACAACAGGGGTGGTCCGTTTACACATCAACAACTGGCTGGAAGTGAGTTTCTGCCTGCCTCACAAAATCCATTATGTTGCCACAAACTTTATACCCCCTGAAGCAATTGAGAGGAGCCTGAAATCTATCAG TTATTCTCCACTAGCAGACGCATTTTCCTGCCAGTTCCGGGGTCACAACCTGCCCTCAATGCTTTCCAAGTTCTCCCTCCCAGTGTCACTCTCAGAGTTCAAGAATCCGCTGGCACCGCCCGTACAGGAG ACTCAGCTCATCCAAATGGTGATATGGATGCTCCAACACAGGCTCCTCATTCAGCTCCACACTTACGTCTGCCTGATGGTGCCACCCAACGAGGAGGATTTCCGAGCCCCAGACGAGGACATGCCCTTCACTGCCAGGGTTGGAGGCCGAAGTTTAAGCACCCCTAATGCCCTCAGCTTTGGTTCTCCAA CTAGCAGTGATGACATGACTCTGACAAGCCCTAGCATGGATAATTCCAGTGCTGAGTTGATACCTGGTGGGGACTCACCCCTGAATAAAAGGATGACAGAGAATCTCCTAGCAAGCTTGTTGGAACATGAGAGGGAAGCCATCCTTAAtgtccctgctgcccagaaTCCTGAAGATCTTCGCATGTTTGCAAG gctgctgcaCTACTTCCGAGGCCGACACCACCTGGAGGAGATCATGTACAACGAGAACATGCGCCGCTCCCAGCTCCTCATGCTCTTCGACAAGTTCCGCAGCGTGCTGGTGGTCACCAGCCACGAGGACCCTGTCATCTCTGTGTTTCAGTCCCTCCTGAAGTGA
- the NPRL3 gene encoding GATOR complex protein NPRL3 isoform X5 produces the protein MCGKKFELKIDNVRFVGHPTLLQHALGQVSKTDPSPKREMPTMILFNVVFALRANADPSVINCLHNLSRRIAIVLQHEERRCQYLTREAKLILAIQDEVSAMSETTEGPQSPFHHILPKCKLARDLKEMYDSLCTTGVVRLHINNWLEVSFCLPHKIHYVATNFIPPEAIERSLKSIRPYHALLLLNDEKSLLNELPLDCSPALVRVIKTTSAVKNLQQLAQDADLALLQVFQLAAHLVYWGKAIIIYPLCENNVYMLSPNASVCLYSPLADAFSCQFRGHNLPSMLSKFSLPVSLSEFKNPLAPPVQETQLIQMVIWMLQHRLLIQLHTYVCLMVPPNEEDFRAPDEDMPFTARVGGRSLSTPNALSFGSPTSSDDMTLTSPSMDNSSAELIPGGDSPLNKRMTENLLASLLEHEREAILNVPAAQNPEDLRMFARLLHYFRGRHHLEEIMYNENMRRSQLLMLFDKFRSVLVVTSHEDPVISVFQSLLK, from the exons ATGTGTGGCAAAAAGTTTGAACTGAAGATCGATAACGTTCGCTTTGTTGGCCACCCCACACTGCTGCAGCATGCCCTGGGGCAG GTATCCAAAACTGATCCCTCACCAAAGAGAGAGATGCCCACCATGATTCTCTTCAACGTGGTGTTTGCACTAAGG GCCAATGCAGATCCCTCAGTGATAAACTGCTTGCACAACCTCTCCCGGAGAATCGCCATCGTCCTGCAGCACGAGGAGCGCCGCTGCCAGTACCTGACCAGGGAGGCCAAGCTCATCTTAGCCATTCAGGATGAGGTGTCTGCCATGTCAGAAA CCACAGAAGGGCCACAGTCACCTTTCCATCACATCCTCCCCAAGTGCAAACTGGCCAGAGATCTCAAGGAGATGTATGACAG tcTCTGCACAACAGGGGTGGTCCGTTTACACATCAACAACTGGCTGGAAGTGAGTTTCTGCCTGCCTCACAAAATCCATTATGTTGCCACAAACTTTATACCCCCTGAAGCAATTGAGAGGAGCCTGAAATCTATCAG gCCTTACCATGCCTTATTACTTTTAAATGATGAGAAGTCCTTGCTTAATGAGCTCCCGTTGGACTGCTCTCCTGCCCTGGTGAGAGTAATTAAAACTACCTCTGCTGTGAAGAATTTGCAGCAACTGGCTCAAGATGCTGACTTGGCATTGCTGCAG GTTTTCCAGCTTGCTGCACATCTTGTTTACTGGGGAAAAGCAATTATTATTTATCCACTGTGTGAAAACAATGTCTACATGCTCTCTCCAAATGCCAGCGTCTGTCT TTATTCTCCACTAGCAGACGCATTTTCCTGCCAGTTCCGGGGTCACAACCTGCCCTCAATGCTTTCCAAGTTCTCCCTCCCAGTGTCACTCTCAGAGTTCAAGAATCCGCTGGCACCGCCCGTACAGGAG ACTCAGCTCATCCAAATGGTGATATGGATGCTCCAACACAGGCTCCTCATTCAGCTCCACACTTACGTCTGCCTGATGGTGCCACCCAACGAGGAGGATTTCCGAGCCCCAGACGAGGACATGCCCTTCACTGCCAGGGTTGGAGGCCGAAGTTTAAGCACCCCTAATGCCCTCAGCTTTGGTTCTCCAA CTAGCAGTGATGACATGACTCTGACAAGCCCTAGCATGGATAATTCCAGTGCTGAGTTGATACCTGGTGGGGACTCACCCCTGAATAAAAGGATGACAGAGAATCTCCTAGCAAGCTTGTTGGAACATGAGAGGGAAGCCATCCTTAAtgtccctgctgcccagaaTCCTGAAGATCTTCGCATGTTTGCAAG gctgctgcaCTACTTCCGAGGCCGACACCACCTGGAGGAGATCATGTACAACGAGAACATGCGCCGCTCCCAGCTCCTCATGCTCTTCGACAAGTTCCGCAGCGTGCTGGTGGTCACCAGCCACGAGGACCCTGTCATCTCTGTGTTTCAGTCCCTCCTGAAGTGA
- the NPRL3 gene encoding GATOR complex protein NPRL3 isoform X2: MGESTSPISVILVSSGSRGNKLLFRFPFQRGAEHPAAQPNKPRSRYAVNSSGDTTEDQDGDSRFSDVILATILATKSDMCGKKFELKIDNVRFVGHPTLLQHALGQVSKTDPSPKREMPTMILFNVVFALRANADPSVINCLHNLSRRIAIVLQHEERRCQYLTREAKLILAIQDEVSAMSETTEGPQSPFHHILPKCKLARDLKEMYDSLCTTGVVRLHINNWLEVSFCLPHKIHYVATNFIPPEAIERSLKSIRPYHALLLLNDEKSLLNELPLDCSPALVRVIKTTSAVKNLQQLAQDADLALLQVFQLAAHLVYWGKAIIIYPLCENNVYMLSPNASVCLYSPLADAFSCQFRGHNLPSMLSKFSLPVSLSEFKNPLAPPVQETQLIQMVIWMLQHRLLIQLHTYVCLMVPPNEEDFRAPDEDMPFTARVGGRSLSTPNALSFGSPTSSDDMTLTSPSMDNSSAELIPGGDSPLNKRMTENLLASLLEHEREAILNVPAAQNPEDLRMFARLLHYFRGRHHLEEIMYNENMRRSQLLMLFDKFRSVLVVTSHEDPVISVFQSLLK; encoded by the exons ATAAACCAAGGAGTCGATATGCTGTGAATAGCTCTGGGGACACCACAGAAGATCAAGATGGAGACTCCAG GTTTTCAGATGTCATCCTGGCAACAATTTTGGCTACCAAGTCAGATATGTGTGGCAAAAAGTTTGAACTGAAGATCGATAACGTTCGCTTTGTTGGCCACCCCACACTGCTGCAGCATGCCCTGGGGCAG GTATCCAAAACTGATCCCTCACCAAAGAGAGAGATGCCCACCATGATTCTCTTCAACGTGGTGTTTGCACTAAGG GCCAATGCAGATCCCTCAGTGATAAACTGCTTGCACAACCTCTCCCGGAGAATCGCCATCGTCCTGCAGCACGAGGAGCGCCGCTGCCAGTACCTGACCAGGGAGGCCAAGCTCATCTTAGCCATTCAGGATGAGGTGTCTGCCATGTCAGAAA CCACAGAAGGGCCACAGTCACCTTTCCATCACATCCTCCCCAAGTGCAAACTGGCCAGAGATCTCAAGGAGATGTATGACAG tcTCTGCACAACAGGGGTGGTCCGTTTACACATCAACAACTGGCTGGAAGTGAGTTTCTGCCTGCCTCACAAAATCCATTATGTTGCCACAAACTTTATACCCCCTGAAGCAATTGAGAGGAGCCTGAAATCTATCAG gCCTTACCATGCCTTATTACTTTTAAATGATGAGAAGTCCTTGCTTAATGAGCTCCCGTTGGACTGCTCTCCTGCCCTGGTGAGAGTAATTAAAACTACCTCTGCTGTGAAGAATTTGCAGCAACTGGCTCAAGATGCTGACTTGGCATTGCTGCAG GTTTTCCAGCTTGCTGCACATCTTGTTTACTGGGGAAAAGCAATTATTATTTATCCACTGTGTGAAAACAATGTCTACATGCTCTCTCCAAATGCCAGCGTCTGTCT TTATTCTCCACTAGCAGACGCATTTTCCTGCCAGTTCCGGGGTCACAACCTGCCCTCAATGCTTTCCAAGTTCTCCCTCCCAGTGTCACTCTCAGAGTTCAAGAATCCGCTGGCACCGCCCGTACAGGAG ACTCAGCTCATCCAAATGGTGATATGGATGCTCCAACACAGGCTCCTCATTCAGCTCCACACTTACGTCTGCCTGATGGTGCCACCCAACGAGGAGGATTTCCGAGCCCCAGACGAGGACATGCCCTTCACTGCCAGGGTTGGAGGCCGAAGTTTAAGCACCCCTAATGCCCTCAGCTTTGGTTCTCCAA CTAGCAGTGATGACATGACTCTGACAAGCCCTAGCATGGATAATTCCAGTGCTGAGTTGATACCTGGTGGGGACTCACCCCTGAATAAAAGGATGACAGAGAATCTCCTAGCAAGCTTGTTGGAACATGAGAGGGAAGCCATCCTTAAtgtccctgctgcccagaaTCCTGAAGATCTTCGCATGTTTGCAAG gctgctgcaCTACTTCCGAGGCCGACACCACCTGGAGGAGATCATGTACAACGAGAACATGCGCCGCTCCCAGCTCCTCATGCTCTTCGACAAGTTCCGCAGCGTGCTGGTGGTCACCAGCCACGAGGACCCTGTCATCTCTGTGTTTCAGTCCCTCCTGAAGTGA
- the NPRL3 gene encoding GATOR complex protein NPRL3 isoform X3 translates to MGESTSPISVILVSSGSRGNKLLFRFPFQRGAEHPAAQPNKPRSRYAVNSSGDTTEDQDGDSRDQCPLTDEQLVSGFSDVILATILATKSDMCGKKFELKIDNVRFVGHPTLLQHALGQVSKTDPSPKREMPTMILFNVVFALRANADPSVINCLHNLSRRIAIVLQHEERRCQYLTREAKLILAIQDEVSAMSETTEGPQSPFHHILPKCKLARDLKEMYDSLCTTGVVRLHINNWLEVSFCLPHKIHYVATNFIPPEAIERSLKSIRPYHALLLLNDEKSLLNELPLDCSPALVRVIKTTSAVKNLQQLAQDADLALLQTQLIQMVIWMLQHRLLIQLHTYVCLMVPPNEEDFRAPDEDMPFTARVGGRSLSTPNALSFGSPTSSDDMTLTSPSMDNSSAELIPGGDSPLNKRMTENLLASLLEHEREAILNVPAAQNPEDLRMFARLLHYFRGRHHLEEIMYNENMRRSQLLMLFDKFRSVLVVTSHEDPVISVFQSLLK, encoded by the exons ATAAACCAAGGAGTCGATATGCTGTGAATAGCTCTGGGGACACCACAGAAGATCAAGATGGAGACTCCAG AGACCAATGTCCTCTAACTGATGAGCAATTGGTTTCGGG GTTTTCAGATGTCATCCTGGCAACAATTTTGGCTACCAAGTCAGATATGTGTGGCAAAAAGTTTGAACTGAAGATCGATAACGTTCGCTTTGTTGGCCACCCCACACTGCTGCAGCATGCCCTGGGGCAG GTATCCAAAACTGATCCCTCACCAAAGAGAGAGATGCCCACCATGATTCTCTTCAACGTGGTGTTTGCACTAAGG GCCAATGCAGATCCCTCAGTGATAAACTGCTTGCACAACCTCTCCCGGAGAATCGCCATCGTCCTGCAGCACGAGGAGCGCCGCTGCCAGTACCTGACCAGGGAGGCCAAGCTCATCTTAGCCATTCAGGATGAGGTGTCTGCCATGTCAGAAA CCACAGAAGGGCCACAGTCACCTTTCCATCACATCCTCCCCAAGTGCAAACTGGCCAGAGATCTCAAGGAGATGTATGACAG tcTCTGCACAACAGGGGTGGTCCGTTTACACATCAACAACTGGCTGGAAGTGAGTTTCTGCCTGCCTCACAAAATCCATTATGTTGCCACAAACTTTATACCCCCTGAAGCAATTGAGAGGAGCCTGAAATCTATCAG gCCTTACCATGCCTTATTACTTTTAAATGATGAGAAGTCCTTGCTTAATGAGCTCCCGTTGGACTGCTCTCCTGCCCTGGTGAGAGTAATTAAAACTACCTCTGCTGTGAAGAATTTGCAGCAACTGGCTCAAGATGCTGACTTGGCATTGCTGCAG ACTCAGCTCATCCAAATGGTGATATGGATGCTCCAACACAGGCTCCTCATTCAGCTCCACACTTACGTCTGCCTGATGGTGCCACCCAACGAGGAGGATTTCCGAGCCCCAGACGAGGACATGCCCTTCACTGCCAGGGTTGGAGGCCGAAGTTTAAGCACCCCTAATGCCCTCAGCTTTGGTTCTCCAA CTAGCAGTGATGACATGACTCTGACAAGCCCTAGCATGGATAATTCCAGTGCTGAGTTGATACCTGGTGGGGACTCACCCCTGAATAAAAGGATGACAGAGAATCTCCTAGCAAGCTTGTTGGAACATGAGAGGGAAGCCATCCTTAAtgtccctgctgcccagaaTCCTGAAGATCTTCGCATGTTTGCAAG gctgctgcaCTACTTCCGAGGCCGACACCACCTGGAGGAGATCATGTACAACGAGAACATGCGCCGCTCCCAGCTCCTCATGCTCTTCGACAAGTTCCGCAGCGTGCTGGTGGTCACCAGCCACGAGGACCCTGTCATCTCTGTGTTTCAGTCCCTCCTGAAGTGA
- the NPRL3 gene encoding GATOR complex protein NPRL3 isoform X1, which translates to MGESTSPISVILVSSGSRGNKLLFRFPFQRGAEHPAAQPNKPRSRYAVNSSGDTTEDQDGDSRDQCPLTDEQLVSGFSDVILATILATKSDMCGKKFELKIDNVRFVGHPTLLQHALGQVSKTDPSPKREMPTMILFNVVFALRANADPSVINCLHNLSRRIAIVLQHEERRCQYLTREAKLILAIQDEVSAMSETTEGPQSPFHHILPKCKLARDLKEMYDSLCTTGVVRLHINNWLEVSFCLPHKIHYVATNFIPPEAIERSLKSIRPYHALLLLNDEKSLLNELPLDCSPALVRVIKTTSAVKNLQQLAQDADLALLQVFQLAAHLVYWGKAIIIYPLCENNVYMLSPNASVCLYSPLADAFSCQFRGHNLPSMLSKFSLPVSLSEFKNPLAPPVQETQLIQMVIWMLQHRLLIQLHTYVCLMVPPNEEDFRAPDEDMPFTARVGGRSLSTPNALSFGSPTSSDDMTLTSPSMDNSSAELIPGGDSPLNKRMTENLLASLLEHEREAILNVPAAQNPEDLRMFARLLHYFRGRHHLEEIMYNENMRRSQLLMLFDKFRSVLVVTSHEDPVISVFQSLLK; encoded by the exons ATAAACCAAGGAGTCGATATGCTGTGAATAGCTCTGGGGACACCACAGAAGATCAAGATGGAGACTCCAG AGACCAATGTCCTCTAACTGATGAGCAATTGGTTTCGGG GTTTTCAGATGTCATCCTGGCAACAATTTTGGCTACCAAGTCAGATATGTGTGGCAAAAAGTTTGAACTGAAGATCGATAACGTTCGCTTTGTTGGCCACCCCACACTGCTGCAGCATGCCCTGGGGCAG GTATCCAAAACTGATCCCTCACCAAAGAGAGAGATGCCCACCATGATTCTCTTCAACGTGGTGTTTGCACTAAGG GCCAATGCAGATCCCTCAGTGATAAACTGCTTGCACAACCTCTCCCGGAGAATCGCCATCGTCCTGCAGCACGAGGAGCGCCGCTGCCAGTACCTGACCAGGGAGGCCAAGCTCATCTTAGCCATTCAGGATGAGGTGTCTGCCATGTCAGAAA CCACAGAAGGGCCACAGTCACCTTTCCATCACATCCTCCCCAAGTGCAAACTGGCCAGAGATCTCAAGGAGATGTATGACAG tcTCTGCACAACAGGGGTGGTCCGTTTACACATCAACAACTGGCTGGAAGTGAGTTTCTGCCTGCCTCACAAAATCCATTATGTTGCCACAAACTTTATACCCCCTGAAGCAATTGAGAGGAGCCTGAAATCTATCAG gCCTTACCATGCCTTATTACTTTTAAATGATGAGAAGTCCTTGCTTAATGAGCTCCCGTTGGACTGCTCTCCTGCCCTGGTGAGAGTAATTAAAACTACCTCTGCTGTGAAGAATTTGCAGCAACTGGCTCAAGATGCTGACTTGGCATTGCTGCAG GTTTTCCAGCTTGCTGCACATCTTGTTTACTGGGGAAAAGCAATTATTATTTATCCACTGTGTGAAAACAATGTCTACATGCTCTCTCCAAATGCCAGCGTCTGTCT TTATTCTCCACTAGCAGACGCATTTTCCTGCCAGTTCCGGGGTCACAACCTGCCCTCAATGCTTTCCAAGTTCTCCCTCCCAGTGTCACTCTCAGAGTTCAAGAATCCGCTGGCACCGCCCGTACAGGAG ACTCAGCTCATCCAAATGGTGATATGGATGCTCCAACACAGGCTCCTCATTCAGCTCCACACTTACGTCTGCCTGATGGTGCCACCCAACGAGGAGGATTTCCGAGCCCCAGACGAGGACATGCCCTTCACTGCCAGGGTTGGAGGCCGAAGTTTAAGCACCCCTAATGCCCTCAGCTTTGGTTCTCCAA CTAGCAGTGATGACATGACTCTGACAAGCCCTAGCATGGATAATTCCAGTGCTGAGTTGATACCTGGTGGGGACTCACCCCTGAATAAAAGGATGACAGAGAATCTCCTAGCAAGCTTGTTGGAACATGAGAGGGAAGCCATCCTTAAtgtccctgctgcccagaaTCCTGAAGATCTTCGCATGTTTGCAAG gctgctgcaCTACTTCCGAGGCCGACACCACCTGGAGGAGATCATGTACAACGAGAACATGCGCCGCTCCCAGCTCCTCATGCTCTTCGACAAGTTCCGCAGCGTGCTGGTGGTCACCAGCCACGAGGACCCTGTCATCTCTGTGTTTCAGTCCCTCCTGAAGTGA